A window of Coregonus clupeaformis isolate EN_2021a chromosome 28, ASM2061545v1, whole genome shotgun sequence contains these coding sequences:
- the LOC121542352 gene encoding protein S100-A1 — MPSELERSMESLITVFHRYADKDGDRNTLSNKELKELMQTELASFLKSQKDPAAIDKIMKDLDQNGDGKVNFEEFVSLVVGLSIACEQIYQLHILKVAGKK; from the exons ATGCCGTCTGAGTTGGAGAGATCCATGGAGTCCCTGATCACGGTGTTCCATCGCTATGCCGACAAGGACGGTGACAGAAACACACTGAGCAACAAGGAGCTGAAAGAACTCATGCAAACAGAACTGGCCAGCTTCCTCAAG TCCCAGAAGGACCCAGCCGCCATAGACAAAATCATGAAGGATCTGGACCAGAATGGTGATGGGAAGGTGAACTTCGAGGAGTTTGTCTCTCTGGTGGTGGGCCTTTCCATCGCCTGTGAACAGATCTACCAGCTCCACATCCTGAAGGTTGCCGGCAAGAAATGA